The following proteins are encoded in a genomic region of Pectinophora gossypiella chromosome 6, ilPecGoss1.1, whole genome shotgun sequence:
- the LOC126367506 gene encoding uncharacterized protein LOC126367506 isoform X1, which produces MVTEKQLFTELLLLYKDMPCLWDNRQVEYCIREAKDQAYESLLEKYRQIHEGASLADLKTKIEHMRAAYRREHKKVLLSRLKGDVEEHTPTLWYYDLLTFLNDVSRFSKIQLTPRAPDEEQITFSEERKPKKRQRKRKYPAIQTVYFSETNDSVTSDDHDDNTEDNEVHIMKQENDHSSLSDLPDSAVTECESFGTTVGLQLKDLDRMQRAIAEKLISEIIFDGRLNRLTVNSKVMHS; this is translated from the exons ATGGTAACAGAAAAACAACTGTTTACAGAACTCCTGCTTCTGTACAAGGATATGCCTTGCTTATGGGACAACAGACAAGTTGAGTACTGCATTAGAGAAGCTAAAGATCAGGCATATGAGAGTCTACTTGAAAAGTATCGGCAGATTCATGAAGGAGCAAGCTTAGCAGACTTGAAAACTAAGATTGAACATATGAGAGCTGCTTATAGACGGGAACATAAAAAG gTATTGTTATCTCGTTTAAAAGGCGACGTGGAGGAACACACACCGACATTGTGGTACTACGACCTTTTAACCTTTTTGAATGACGTCAGTAGGTTTAGCAAAATCCAACTAACACCAAGAGCACCGGACGAA GAACAAATAACATTTAGCGAAGAACGAAAACCAAAGAAGCGAcagagaaaaagaaaatatcccgCGATACAAACTGTATATTTCTCGGAGACAAATGACAGCGTAACCTCGGATGATCATGATGACAATACAGAAGATAACGAAGTACatattatgaaacaagaaaatgatCATAGTTCCCTATCAGATTTACCTGACAGTGCGGTAACAGAATGCGAATCATTTGGCACAACAGTCGGCCTTCAACTGAAAGATTTGGATCGAATGCAAAGAGCTATCGCAGAAAAATTGATCTCAGAAATCATATTTGATGGTAGATTAAACAGATTAACAGTTAATTCTAAGGTGATGCACAGTTAA
- the LOC126367506 gene encoding uncharacterized protein LOC126367506 isoform X2, protein MPCLWDNRQVEYCIREAKDQAYESLLEKYRQIHEGASLADLKTKIEHMRAAYRREHKKVLLSRLKGDVEEHTPTLWYYDLLTFLNDVSRFSKIQLTPRAPDEEQITFSEERKPKKRQRKRKYPAIQTVYFSETNDSVTSDDHDDNTEDNEVHIMKQENDHSSLSDLPDSAVTECESFGTTVGLQLKDLDRMQRAIAEKLISEIIFDGRLNRLTVNSKVMHS, encoded by the exons ATGCCTTGCTTATGGGACAACAGACAAGTTGAGTACTGCATTAGAGAAGCTAAAGATCAGGCATATGAGAGTCTACTTGAAAAGTATCGGCAGATTCATGAAGGAGCAAGCTTAGCAGACTTGAAAACTAAGATTGAACATATGAGAGCTGCTTATAGACGGGAACATAAAAAG gTATTGTTATCTCGTTTAAAAGGCGACGTGGAGGAACACACACCGACATTGTGGTACTACGACCTTTTAACCTTTTTGAATGACGTCAGTAGGTTTAGCAAAATCCAACTAACACCAAGAGCACCGGACGAA GAACAAATAACATTTAGCGAAGAACGAAAACCAAAGAAGCGAcagagaaaaagaaaatatcccgCGATACAAACTGTATATTTCTCGGAGACAAATGACAGCGTAACCTCGGATGATCATGATGACAATACAGAAGATAACGAAGTACatattatgaaacaagaaaatgatCATAGTTCCCTATCAGATTTACCTGACAGTGCGGTAACAGAATGCGAATCATTTGGCACAACAGTCGGCCTTCAACTGAAAGATTTGGATCGAATGCAAAGAGCTATCGCAGAAAAATTGATCTCAGAAATCATATTTGATGGTAGATTAAACAGATTAACAGTTAATTCTAAGGTGATGCACAGTTAA